The Aggregicoccus sp. 17bor-14 genome includes a region encoding these proteins:
- a CDS encoding serine/threonine-protein kinase, whose product MLCPSCGVDAGESSKFCPACGITLARSAPSDAYEGRIVAQKYRVEALIGEGGMGKVYRARQFALDKPVVLKVLRQSLMSDERTVARFQREARAASRLNHPNSINVLDFGQAEDGAFFIAMEFVSGKDLHQVLSTEWPLPEARIVRIVAQVLSALGDAHIAGVIHRDLKPENIMVEQRRNAPDFVKVLDFGIAKIQEAGDSDGPALTRAGFVCGTPEYMSPEQARGATLDARSDLYAVGVILYQLVTGLLPFDSDSAVGFATKHLTEVPPPPSQRRPGVRVSTGLEQLILRALAKDPELRPQSAEAFREELRALQQEAVGTPAPRPLLLTTPAPPTAPQAASFASTRPVALRAPEPAPRPATAAGGRSLLGFKVLTGALVVAALAVAGYALQGWVRPPAPAAVAPAAEVAAAGPAAAGEPLYALEVPLDARDPARAQQLAQAGDTAHEHGQLDVAAQRYREAFRLDPDPELALKLGELAWQRDATAEARGWWQRHLRDASDSHARRYIEQAMSDVSAEPQASPTGP is encoded by the coding sequence TTGCTCTGCCCCTCCTGCGGCGTCGACGCCGGCGAGAGCTCCAAGTTCTGTCCCGCCTGCGGCATCACCCTGGCGCGCAGCGCGCCGAGCGATGCGTACGAGGGCCGGATCGTCGCCCAGAAGTACCGGGTGGAGGCGCTGATCGGCGAGGGCGGCATGGGCAAGGTGTACCGCGCCCGCCAGTTCGCGCTGGACAAGCCGGTGGTGCTCAAGGTGCTGCGCCAGTCGCTGATGTCGGACGAGCGCACCGTGGCGCGCTTCCAGCGCGAGGCGCGCGCCGCGAGCCGCCTCAACCACCCCAACTCCATCAACGTGCTGGACTTCGGCCAGGCCGAGGACGGCGCCTTCTTCATCGCGATGGAGTTCGTCTCCGGCAAGGACCTGCACCAGGTGCTCAGCACCGAGTGGCCGCTGCCCGAGGCGCGCATCGTGCGCATCGTGGCGCAGGTGCTCTCGGCGCTGGGCGACGCGCACATCGCGGGCGTCATCCACCGGGACCTGAAGCCCGAGAACATCATGGTGGAGCAACGGCGCAACGCGCCGGACTTCGTGAAGGTGCTCGACTTCGGCATCGCGAAGATCCAGGAGGCGGGCGACAGCGACGGCCCCGCGCTCACCCGCGCCGGCTTCGTGTGCGGCACGCCCGAGTACATGTCCCCGGAGCAGGCCCGTGGCGCGACGCTGGACGCGCGCTCGGACCTCTACGCGGTGGGCGTCATCCTCTACCAGCTGGTGACGGGGCTGCTCCCTTTCGACTCCGACTCCGCCGTGGGCTTCGCCACCAAGCACCTCACCGAGGTGCCGCCGCCGCCGAGCCAGCGCCGCCCCGGCGTGCGCGTGTCCACGGGGCTCGAGCAGCTCATCCTGCGCGCGCTCGCCAAGGACCCCGAGCTGCGTCCGCAGAGCGCCGAGGCCTTCCGCGAGGAGCTGCGCGCGCTGCAGCAGGAGGCCGTGGGCACGCCCGCTCCGCGCCCGCTGCTGCTCACCACGCCCGCCCCGCCCACGGCCCCGCAGGCGGCCAGCTTCGCCTCCACGCGGCCCGTGGCGCTTCGCGCGCCCGAGCCTGCGCCTCGTCCGGCGACCGCCGCCGGAGGCCGCAGCCTGCTCGGCTTCAAGGTGCTCACGGGCGCCCTGGTCGTGGCCGCGCTCGCGGTGGCCGGCTACGCGCTGCAGGGGTGGGTGAGGCCCCCGGCACCCGCCGCCGTGGCGCCCGCGGCCGAGGTCGCGGCCGCAGGGCCCGCGGCCGCCGGGGAGCCGCTCTACGCGCTCGAGGTGCCGCTCGATGCGCGCGACCCGGCGCGCGCCCAGCAGCTCGCGCAGGCGGGCGACACGGCGCACGAGCACGGCCAGCTCGACGTGGCGGCCCAGCGCTACCGCGAGGCCTTCCGGCTGGATCCGGATCCGGAGCTCGCGCTGAAGCTCGGTGAGCTCGCCTGGCAGCGCGATGCGACGGCGGAGGCGCGCGGCTGGTGGCAGCGCCACCTGCGCGACGCGAGCGACTCGCACGCCCGCCGCTACATCGAGCAGGCCATGTCGGACGTCTCGGCGGAGCCCCAGGCGAGCCCCACAGGGCCCTAA
- a CDS encoding FHA domain-containing protein, translating into MTHCPRCNAQNLPDASTCIACGSPLRAAGTLVMQAAGAGARPRVSLRVVRADGGTEQVLAMQKDMLTCGRHADLSLPDDPFILPVQARFFFAGPRLAVEDVGGANGVFVRLRQERELGTGGELRVGRQRLVLEPVPAASPGPGGTQVWGSPDAGYRFRLVQMLEGGVRGAAFPLKDGENLLGREAGDLTFPTDGFVSGRHALLTVRQERVVVRDVGSSNGTFVRVIAPSFVEHGDQFLIGRQLLRVELQPAA; encoded by the coding sequence ATGACCCACTGCCCCCGCTGCAACGCCCAGAACCTCCCGGACGCCTCCACCTGCATCGCCTGCGGCAGCCCCCTGCGCGCGGCCGGCACCCTGGTGATGCAGGCCGCCGGCGCCGGGGCGCGCCCGCGCGTGTCCCTGCGCGTGGTGCGCGCGGACGGGGGCACCGAGCAGGTGCTCGCGATGCAGAAGGACATGCTCACCTGCGGGCGGCACGCGGACCTCTCCCTGCCGGACGACCCCTTCATCCTCCCCGTGCAGGCGCGCTTCTTCTTCGCGGGCCCCCGGCTCGCGGTGGAGGACGTGGGCGGAGCGAACGGCGTCTTCGTGCGCCTGCGCCAGGAGCGCGAGCTGGGCACGGGCGGAGAGCTGCGCGTGGGGCGCCAGCGCCTGGTGCTCGAGCCCGTGCCCGCGGCCTCGCCCGGGCCGGGAGGCACCCAGGTGTGGGGCTCGCCGGACGCGGGCTACCGGTTCCGGCTTGTGCAGATGCTCGAGGGGGGCGTGCGCGGCGCGGCCTTCCCGCTCAAGGACGGGGAGAACCTGCTGGGGCGCGAGGCGGGCGACCTCACCTTCCCCACCGACGGCTTCGTCTCCGGGCGCCACGCGCTGCTCACCGTCCGCCAGGAGCGCGTCGTGGTGCGGGACGTGGGCTCGTCCAACGGCACCTTCGTGAGGGTCATCGCGCCCTCGTTCGTGGAGCACGGCGACCAGTTCCTCATCGGGCGGCAGCTGCTGCGCGTGGAGCTGCAGCCGGCCGCCTAG
- a CDS encoding TraR/DksA C4-type zinc finger protein, whose amino-acid sequence MNQKDLKRYKKMLEDSKTSLLESAKKTLVEESNFDTDDLPDEIDLASSEYAQSMVFRLRDREKFLLKKIEKALARIEDGTFGICERCEEDIAQKRLEARPVTTLCIRCKEEQEKKEKSYG is encoded by the coding sequence GTGAATCAGAAAGATCTCAAGCGTTACAAGAAGATGCTCGAGGACAGCAAGACGAGCCTGCTCGAGAGCGCGAAGAAGACTCTGGTGGAGGAGTCCAACTTCGACACGGACGACCTGCCCGACGAGATCGATCTCGCCTCGTCCGAGTACGCGCAGTCCATGGTGTTCCGCCTGCGGGACCGCGAGAAGTTCCTGCTCAAGAAGATCGAGAAGGCGCTCGCCCGCATCGAGGACGGCACCTTCGGCATCTGCGAGCGCTGCGAGGAGGACATCGCCCAGAAGCGCCTCGAGGCGCGCCCGGTGACGACCCTCTGCATCCGCTGCAAGGAGGAGCAGGAGAAGAAGGAGAAGTCCTACGGGTAG
- a CDS encoding diadenylate cyclase, whose translation MNDLSKFDREFLRNALSLAAKSDVDHFLYICDQPIPADDLRGRSMRKKLVYAVTLEAIAHEQRAKGLRALVIPAYDYSRVERVKVALVSALSQGAFKEGELILCMTGRVGRPPDTLMQMRIGGSLDDRVTIEGVKLGEEFNSQVVDALIQLALQIGQEGFEGHPIGTIITIGDHNSVLEKSRQMTINPFQGLSEAERNVLDPKIREAIKNFSVLDGAFVIREDGVVLSAGRYLSAADEGVKIPLGLGARHAAAAGITSTTKCVALVVSQTSGAVRLFKNGSILLELHQTARRT comes from the coding sequence ATGAACGATCTTTCGAAGTTCGACCGCGAGTTCCTCCGCAACGCCCTCTCGCTCGCAGCCAAGAGCGACGTCGACCACTTCCTCTATATCTGCGACCAGCCGATTCCCGCTGACGATTTGCGGGGTCGCTCGATGAGAAAGAAGCTGGTGTACGCCGTCACCCTGGAGGCCATCGCGCACGAGCAGCGCGCCAAGGGCCTGCGCGCGCTCGTCATTCCGGCCTACGACTACTCCCGCGTGGAGCGCGTGAAGGTGGCGCTCGTCTCCGCGCTCTCCCAGGGGGCCTTCAAGGAGGGGGAGCTCATCCTCTGCATGACAGGCCGGGTGGGCCGCCCGCCGGACACCCTGATGCAGATGCGCATCGGCGGCAGCCTGGACGACCGGGTGACCATCGAGGGCGTGAAGCTGGGCGAGGAGTTCAACTCCCAGGTGGTGGATGCCCTCATCCAGCTCGCGCTGCAGATCGGCCAGGAGGGCTTCGAGGGCCATCCCATCGGCACCATCATCACCATCGGCGACCACAACTCCGTCCTGGAGAAGAGCCGCCAGATGACCATCAACCCCTTCCAGGGACTCTCCGAGGCCGAGCGCAACGTGCTCGACCCGAAGATCCGCGAGGCGATCAAGAACTTCTCCGTCCTCGACGGCGCCTTCGTCATCCGCGAGGACGGCGTGGTGCTCTCCGCCGGCCGCTACCTCTCCGCCGCGGACGAGGGCGTGAAGATCCCCCTCGGGCTCGGGGCGCGCCACGCCGCGGCCGCGGGCATCACCTCCACCACCAAGTGCGTGGCGCTCGTCGTGAGCCAGACCTCGGGCGCGGTGCGGCTCTTCAAAAACGGCAGCATCCTGCTCGAGCTGCACCAGACGGCACGCCGCACCTAG